A genomic region of Catalinimonas niigatensis contains the following coding sequences:
- a CDS encoding response regulator encodes MRALKILIIEDEPKVADFLLQGLLEHGYLPQVAYDGQIGRSMIYGQDYDLYIIDINLPYLNGYELCKIIRQRNEHVPILMLTALGTTEDKLTGFEVGADDYLVKPFEFRELLARIKALLKRGHMSERSGSIIKIADLEINQDAKTVRRNAKKIDLTPKEYALLLYLAQHQGRVISRVDIADKIWDIHFDTGTNVIDVYVNFLRKKVDRDFEPKLIHTMIGMGYVLKVDEEV; translated from the coding sequence ATGCGTGCACTTAAAATACTCATTATAGAAGATGAGCCTAAGGTGGCTGATTTTCTACTGCAAGGACTGTTAGAACATGGCTACCTTCCCCAGGTAGCCTATGATGGTCAGATTGGTAGGAGCATGATTTATGGCCAGGACTATGACCTCTATATTATTGATATCAATTTGCCTTATCTCAACGGCTATGAATTATGTAAAATCATCAGGCAACGCAACGAGCATGTACCCATACTGATGCTTACTGCTCTGGGCACTACTGAAGATAAGCTGACAGGCTTTGAGGTAGGTGCCGATGATTATCTGGTTAAACCCTTTGAATTTCGCGAACTGCTGGCCCGGATTAAGGCATTGCTCAAACGCGGACATATGAGTGAAAGGAGTGGCAGCATCATCAAAATTGCAGATCTTGAGATCAATCAGGATGCCAAGACAGTACGCAGAAACGCAAAGAAGATTGATCTTACCCCCAAAGAATATGCGCTTCTGTTATATCTGGCCCAGCACCAGGGAAGAGTGATTTCGCGTGTAGACATTGCTGATAAAATATGGGATATTCACTTTGACACAGGGACAAATGTAATTGATGTATATGTTAATTTTCTTCGTAAAAAGGTAGATCGGGATTTTGAACCCAAGCTGATTCATACTATGATCGGAATGGGATATGTACTTAAAGTAGATGAGGAAGTATGA
- a CDS encoding sensor histidine kinase, with product MSTKFYHSRSGVLILAYALVACIAIIDYQVGYEISTSILYLLPIYYLASSKLTQRKTALVIAAICSIAWLGIEMITRQPYSSTWILYWNAIVRGGIFFSIAIFVKALSAEQQKLKQANLELQKLNEEKNKFIGIAAHDLRSPIGNIYTLADLMLEPDSSKNLSPTQLEFLTLINRTSHNALSMLDNLLDVSQIEAGTLKINKIKNDYLEFIHEVISINQLIAAKKEQQILLESNEPEIILDFDKAYLGQVVNNLLTNALKYSFNKSEVTVKVSVNGKYIKTEVIDQGMGIKDQDKDKIFRPFEKAQNVPTGGERSSGLGLAIVRKIIEAHQGEIGFSSIYGKGSTFYFFLPIKATKANVMLAM from the coding sequence ATGTCCACAAAGTTTTATCACTCCAGAAGTGGGGTATTGATACTTGCCTATGCTTTAGTGGCATGTATTGCCATTATAGACTACCAGGTAGGATATGAGATTTCTACTTCTATTTTGTACTTGCTCCCGATCTACTATTTAGCTTCCAGCAAGCTTACCCAGCGCAAAACTGCGCTGGTCATTGCGGCAATATGTAGTATAGCCTGGCTGGGCATAGAGATGATCACTCGCCAACCTTACTCCAGTACATGGATTCTCTATTGGAACGCAATAGTAAGAGGAGGCATCTTCTTTTCTATAGCCATTTTTGTGAAAGCTCTTAGCGCAGAACAACAAAAACTAAAGCAGGCTAATCTGGAATTACAAAAGCTGAATGAAGAAAAGAATAAGTTTATTGGCATTGCTGCTCATGACTTAAGAAGCCCTATAGGCAATATCTATACGCTCGCCGACCTTATGCTTGAGCCGGACAGCAGCAAAAACCTCTCTCCCACTCAGCTTGAATTTTTAACCCTGATCAACAGGACAAGCCATAATGCTTTGAGTATGCTTGACAACCTTTTGGATGTGTCACAGATAGAAGCCGGTACCCTGAAGATAAATAAGATAAAGAATGATTACCTGGAATTTATCCATGAGGTTATTAGCATTAATCAACTTATTGCTGCAAAGAAGGAGCAGCAAATCTTGCTAGAAAGTAACGAGCCAGAGATTATATTAGACTTTGATAAAGCATACCTGGGACAAGTTGTTAACAACTTATTGACCAATGCTTTAAAGTATTCATTTAATAAAAGTGAGGTTACAGTAAAAGTAAGTGTCAACGGAAAGTATATAAAAACTGAAGTCATTGACCAGGGCATGGGCATCAAAGACCAGGATAAAGACAAAATATTCCGTCCGTTTGAGAAAGCCCAGAATGTACCCACCGGAGGAGAACGTTCCAGCGGTTTGGGGTTGGCTATCGTACGTAAAATCATTGAAGCCCATCAGGGAGAGATAGGCTTTAGTAGTATTTATGGAAAAGGGAGTACTTTTTATTTCTTTTTACCTATTAAAGCCACTAAAGCTAATGTGATGCTTGCAATGTAA
- a CDS encoding bifunctional 3-deoxy-7-phosphoheptulonate synthase/chorismate mutase type II: MKIESIDSWNAGSTHPLIIAGPCSAETEEQLYETAKAVKAQGVSVIRAGVWKPRTRPNTFEGVGQEALQWISDVKKELDVQFAVEVANAMHVEEALHFGIDILWIGARSTVSPFIVQEIADALKGVDIPVLVKNPINPDLALWIGALERLSQAGVTKLGAIHRGFSTHQTTRYRNIPMWQIPIELKRQLPDLPIICDPSHIAGKREMIAEISQVAMDVNFDGLIIETHRDPEQAWSDARQQVTPDTLGEIIKNLQVRKSSSEDIEFVTHLEELRTQIDHADREMVETLAQRMELVAKIGEWKKKNNVAAFQLDRWNEVFRSRKEWAESLGLREKFITELFNLLHVESIKKQTEVMDKLDEEKIVKS, encoded by the coding sequence ATGAAAATAGAAAGTATTGATTCTTGGAATGCCGGAAGTACCCACCCGCTCATCATTGCCGGGCCTTGTAGTGCGGAAACGGAAGAACAATTATATGAAACGGCAAAAGCCGTAAAAGCACAGGGCGTATCTGTCATCAGGGCAGGGGTGTGGAAGCCTCGTACCCGTCCTAATACTTTTGAAGGTGTGGGCCAGGAGGCTTTGCAGTGGATCAGCGATGTAAAGAAAGAACTTGATGTTCAATTCGCAGTGGAAGTGGCCAACGCCATGCATGTGGAAGAAGCACTGCACTTTGGTATTGACATTTTATGGATTGGTGCCCGCAGTACGGTAAGTCCGTTCATCGTGCAGGAGATTGCCGACGCACTGAAGGGTGTGGATATTCCGGTGCTGGTCAAAAACCCCATCAATCCTGATCTGGCACTATGGATTGGTGCTTTGGAAAGACTCAGCCAGGCGGGAGTCACCAAACTGGGTGCCATTCACCGAGGCTTCTCTACCCATCAGACAACCCGCTACCGCAATATACCCATGTGGCAGATTCCTATTGAGCTAAAGCGTCAGCTTCCTGATTTGCCTATCATCTGCGACCCCAGCCACATTGCCGGCAAGCGGGAGATGATCGCCGAAATCTCTCAGGTGGCGATGGATGTCAACTTTGACGGACTCATTATAGAAACCCATCGCGACCCTGAGCAAGCCTGGAGTGATGCCCGTCAGCAGGTAACGCCCGATACGCTGGGGGAAATCATCAAAAACCTACAGGTGAGAAAATCTTCCTCTGAAGACATTGAATTCGTTACCCATCTGGAAGAGCTGCGTACCCAGATTGACCATGCCGACCGGGAAATGGTGGAAACGCTGGCGCAACGTATGGAACTGGTAGCCAAGATCGGGGAGTGGAAGAAGAAAAACAACGTAGCCGCTTTTCAACTGGACCGCTGGAACGAAGTATTCCGTAGCCGTAAGGAGTGGGCAGAGTCGCTGGGCCTGCGTGAAAAGTTCATCACCGAGCTTTTCAACCTGCTGCACGTAGAATCTATCAAGAAGCAGACAGAAGTGATGGATAAGCTTGATGAAGAAAAAATAGTTAAAAGTTAA
- a CDS encoding sensor histidine kinase has protein sequence MKIRTRLSLQFALVTASILLISLSSIYFFSARYREEQFHDRLMQRARNTAKLLIEVSEVDHDLLKIIDRNTLSLPEESILIFDYSNELIYNSFDEFSEIISTHLLDEIRLQGEVQFKEGNREYLGILYADTYDRFVVIASATDIYGYSKLKNLIYILFAVFCGSMAMVILGGLWLAREALNPIAKVVQQVDQISANNLHARVDGGEGEDEINQLAATFNQMLDRVESAFYSQRLFVSHASHELRTPLTALTGQIEVSLLKERSSLEYKQLLYSLLEDIQHLTKLSNGLLELAEVSPASDKVNMHPCRLDELLFQSRQEVLQHRPEAAIHIIFENFPEEEQALLTYGSEDLLRSALLNLMDNACKFSCLKPVQVKLKFEAGIAVLNIIDEGIGIAEHDLQHIWEPLFRADNARVFQGHGLGLSLTYKILQLHYVKIKVESVISYGTTMILHFPLMR, from the coding sequence ATGAAAATACGTACTCGGCTAAGTTTACAATTTGCCTTAGTCACCGCTTCTATACTCTTAATATCCCTTAGTTCTATCTATTTTTTTAGCGCTCGCTACCGGGAGGAACAATTTCATGACCGATTGATGCAGCGGGCCCGCAATACGGCCAAACTACTGATTGAAGTAAGTGAAGTTGATCATGATCTGCTTAAAATTATTGATCGCAATACACTTTCATTGCCAGAGGAGAGTATTCTGATTTTTGATTATAGTAATGAACTTATCTATAACAGTTTCGATGAATTTTCAGAAATAATCAGTACCCACCTTTTGGATGAAATCAGGCTACAGGGTGAAGTGCAATTTAAAGAAGGCAATCGTGAGTACCTGGGAATCCTTTATGCCGATACCTATGACCGTTTCGTGGTTATTGCCTCAGCTACTGACATATATGGTTACAGCAAACTGAAAAATCTAATTTACATTTTATTTGCTGTGTTTTGTGGTAGTATGGCTATGGTAATACTGGGAGGCTTATGGCTGGCCCGAGAAGCACTTAACCCAATAGCCAAAGTAGTGCAGCAGGTAGATCAGATCTCTGCCAATAATCTGCATGCCCGGGTAGATGGAGGAGAAGGAGAAGATGAAATTAATCAGCTTGCCGCTACCTTTAACCAAATGCTGGACCGGGTAGAAAGCGCTTTTTATAGTCAGCGTTTGTTTGTTTCGCATGCTTCTCATGAACTGCGTACTCCCCTGACAGCACTGACCGGACAGATTGAAGTCAGCTTATTAAAAGAAAGGTCATCCCTGGAGTATAAACAGCTGCTCTATTCATTGCTGGAAGATATACAGCACCTCACCAAGTTATCCAATGGCTTGTTAGAGTTAGCTGAGGTTTCTCCAGCCTCCGATAAAGTAAATATGCATCCCTGCAGATTAGATGAGTTGCTTTTTCAAAGCAGACAAGAAGTGCTTCAGCATCGTCCTGAGGCTGCTATACACATTATCTTTGAGAATTTTCCTGAGGAGGAGCAGGCGTTATTGACTTATGGCAGTGAAGATTTGTTACGCTCAGCATTGCTAAATCTGATGGACAATGCCTGCAAATTTTCTTGTCTTAAACCAGTACAGGTAAAACTAAAGTTTGAAGCAGGCATAGCAGTATTAAATATCATAGACGAAGGTATTGGTATTGCTGAACACGATCTACAGCATATCTGGGAACCTTTGTTTAGGGCTGATAATGCCCGTGTTTTTCAGGGACATGGTTTGGGCTTATCTCTTACTTATAAAATATTACAGCTTCATTATGTGAAAATAAAAGTCGAATCTGTGATCAGTTACGGGACTACCATGATACTACATTTTCCTTTGATGAGATAA
- a CDS encoding proline dehydrogenase family protein, producing MFTVQPVSLDNTEIAFSYKSDDELRKTYLIFSAINAPLLTKAGTKLVKFALKLKLPIHGILRKTIFWQFCGGESISQSEPTIQMLASHNVKTILDYSAEGEKTEAGFEKVTQETLATITRAKTSENLPFCVFKVTGIASAQLLEKIQAKQKLTTEEQAAFERVKQRVNTLCKAAHEAGIGIFVDGEESWIQEVIDDLAEEMMGKYNRERVTVFNTYQMYRKDMLSHLKTAFQRAATYQYFLGAKLVRGAYMEKERERAEEKGYPDPIQPNKEATDDDYNKALLYCINNKQRITLVSGSHNEYSNQYLVLLMQKHSMRPDDPRVYFSQLYGMSDNISFNLAYAGYNVTKYVPYGPIDAVMPYLFRRAEENTSVAGQSSREYRLVKSELQRRKQIADKR from the coding sequence ATGTTCACTGTACAACCGGTTTCCTTAGATAATACAGAGATTGCCTTTTCCTATAAGTCGGATGACGAATTGAGAAAGACCTACCTGATCTTTTCAGCCATAAATGCTCCCCTACTGACTAAAGCAGGCACAAAGTTGGTGAAATTTGCCTTAAAATTAAAGTTACCTATTCATGGTATTTTGCGTAAAACGATTTTCTGGCAGTTCTGCGGAGGTGAAAGCATCAGCCAGTCGGAGCCTACGATCCAGATGCTGGCATCTCACAATGTGAAAACCATACTGGATTACTCTGCTGAAGGCGAAAAGACAGAGGCAGGATTTGAGAAAGTAACCCAGGAAACCCTGGCTACCATTACCCGGGCCAAAACTTCAGAAAATCTTCCTTTCTGTGTATTCAAAGTTACTGGCATTGCCAGTGCCCAGCTGCTGGAGAAGATACAGGCCAAACAAAAACTCACGACTGAAGAGCAGGCGGCATTTGAACGCGTAAAGCAGCGGGTGAATACGCTCTGCAAAGCAGCCCATGAAGCAGGAATCGGCATATTTGTAGATGGGGAAGAGAGCTGGATACAGGAAGTGATTGATGACCTGGCGGAAGAGATGATGGGCAAATACAATCGTGAAAGAGTAACGGTATTTAATACTTACCAGATGTACCGCAAGGATATGTTAAGCCATTTGAAAACAGCTTTTCAAAGAGCGGCTACCTATCAATACTTTCTGGGAGCCAAGCTGGTCAGAGGCGCTTATATGGAGAAGGAACGTGAACGTGCCGAAGAAAAAGGTTATCCCGATCCCATCCAGCCCAATAAAGAGGCTACGGATGATGATTACAACAAAGCGCTGCTCTATTGTATCAATAATAAACAGCGTATCACTTTGGTTTCCGGTTCTCATAATGAGTATAGCAACCAGTATCTGGTACTGCTGATGCAAAAGCATAGCATGCGCCCTGATGATCCCAGAGTATACTTTTCCCAGCTCTACGGCATGAGTGACAATATATCATTTAATCTGGCATACGCTGGATACAATGTAACCAAATATGTACCTTATGGTCCTATAGATGCTGTAATGCCCTATTTATTCAGAAGAGCAGAAGAAAATACTTCTGTGGCGGGACAGAGCAGCCGGGAATACCGACTGGTAAAGAGCGAACTTCAGAGAAGAAAGCAGATCGCTGATAAACGTTAA
- a CDS encoding tellurite resistance TerB family protein — translation MSLWNLFSPGKRAREEDYIRRLFHLALADGEMGKVEIEYIHAIGHKLGLSHERVDELCEQSAEEDIKYLTPPSGESFFTLFYMINLILVDDKVHEEEIKIAKHMVIKLGYAPDTVDIILDVIQHNQAKNISVEDTYHHLKERLA, via the coding sequence ATGAGTTTATGGAACCTTTTCAGTCCCGGAAAAAGAGCACGTGAGGAGGATTACATCCGCCGTTTATTTCATCTGGCTTTAGCGGATGGAGAGATGGGCAAAGTAGAGATAGAATATATTCATGCGATTGGTCATAAATTAGGATTGTCTCATGAAAGAGTAGATGAGCTTTGCGAACAGTCTGCTGAAGAGGATATTAAATATCTCACCCCCCCTTCCGGTGAAAGTTTCTTTACACTTTTTTATATGATCAATCTAATATTGGTAGATGATAAAGTGCATGAAGAAGAAATTAAAATTGCGAAGCACATGGTCATCAAGCTGGGGTATGCACCGGATACGGTGGATATTATTCTAGATGTCATACAACATAATCAGGCAAAAAACATTTCAGTAGAAGATACTTATCATCATTTAAAGGAAAGGCTGGCTTAA
- a CDS encoding OmpA/MotB family protein: protein MFARFKQQHILLFLTLGILFTSCAVEKGPFASKKYKQLLVDQQHMQDNIRQLKKDTTRQGENLRSLKQEIELQKQTLAQWQDKYKVLSGQYDQQIERSSMQQQQLHKALLEEKQALSQQQQLLAEKEKRLSSLEAKLRRQDSLVVVLNQKVKQALLGFSSDELSVEVKNGKVYVSLSDQLLFKSGSAAVEKKGQDALKQLAQVLQRNPDIQVLIEGHTDNVPIKTAAFKDNWDLSVVRATAIVRILSQDNKLEPSRFTASGKSEYYPVAANDTAQGKAKNRRTEIILIPQLEELYQIINLSKVE from the coding sequence ATGTTCGCAAGATTCAAACAACAACACATTTTACTCTTTCTCACTTTGGGTATATTATTTACCTCTTGTGCAGTAGAAAAAGGACCTTTTGCCTCCAAAAAGTATAAGCAGCTTCTAGTGGATCAACAGCATATGCAGGACAATATCCGCCAGCTCAAAAAGGATACTACCCGGCAAGGTGAAAACCTACGCTCACTAAAGCAGGAAATTGAGCTGCAAAAACAGACTTTAGCACAGTGGCAGGATAAGTACAAGGTGCTTTCCGGACAGTATGATCAGCAGATTGAACGAAGTTCTATGCAGCAGCAACAGCTTCACAAAGCTTTGCTGGAAGAAAAACAAGCCCTTAGCCAACAACAGCAACTGCTTGCCGAGAAGGAAAAGAGGCTAAGTAGCCTGGAAGCCAAGCTACGCAGGCAGGATTCTCTGGTAGTTGTACTTAATCAGAAAGTAAAGCAAGCCTTATTAGGCTTTTCTTCTGATGAACTCAGCGTTGAAGTTAAAAACGGCAAGGTATATGTTTCGCTCTCCGACCAACTGCTGTTCAAATCAGGTAGTGCGGCGGTAGAGAAGAAAGGACAGGATGCCTTGAAGCAGCTGGCGCAGGTACTGCAGCGCAATCCAGATATACAGGTGCTGATTGAAGGACATACCGACAATGTACCTATCAAAACGGCTGCTTTCAAAGACAACTGGGATCTAAGTGTAGTACGGGCTACAGCCATCGTACGTATCCTCAGCCAGGACAACAAGTTGGAACCCTCACGCTTTACTGCTTCCGGCAAGAGTGAATATTATCCGGTGGCAGCCAATGACACAGCACAAGGTAAGGCAAAAAACAGAAGAACAGAAATTATCCTCATACCTCAGTTAGAAGAACTTTATCAAATCATTAACCTTTCAAAAGTAGAATAA